In Vanessa atalanta chromosome 3, ilVanAtal1.2, whole genome shotgun sequence, one genomic interval encodes:
- the LOC125076857 gene encoding protein PALS2 isoform X1 has translation MMVRRSGRYTVNWRGFRDFVSNKPPDDEIQEESQPEEDLSNHEVIFLKSIVESPDFARKYGAIDSEEDLIVKPVSLDNVNIIKSLSEYRGNNIRTIEQAELAILLSRVHFKALIDAHDQIGKIWLERGSGIDEKTLKEEQKDVAESLDLSPDQNGDMPVETVKVVGLRKVPGQPLGLTVTTDEHGQLIVARILAGSAAAKQALLSVGDVLLEVDGVQINTEDQLKEAVSKPNDRVTLKVGPNLKEKNAQLTNKLSCYMRALFDYDPSEDTLLPCKEIGLEFKKGDILQVSDRRDPNWWQASHVEKPDVVGLVPSPELEERRKAYVPPEADFVHKISICGARISKKKKKFVYESRSSVQLEGAELALYEEVARTPPFLRRVLALVGTRGVGRRTLKNRLIQDQPDRFGAVVPHTSRPPRPLEENGMSYWFVSREEMERDAHAGRFLEYGEHNGHLYGTHLDSIRAVIKEGKMCILDCAPQSLKLLHNSSEFLPYVVMISAPGIEQLRNLTYASNRNLTFDRQSSIRYSSRRARTLESLASLYEEEDMKQTLEDSARIQRQYEKYIDLVLTNSNSDTTHARLMDALHSLSTDHQWVPVTWIY, from the exons ATGATGGTGCGACGTAGTGGACGTTACACAGTTAACTGGCGAGGATTTAGAGACTTCGTCAGCAATAAACCTCCCGATGACG aaatacaaGAAGAATCGCAGCCAGAAGAAGATCTGTCAAATCatgaagtaatatttttaaaaagcatagTAGAAAGCCCCGATTTTGCTAGAAAGTATGga GCGATCGATTCGGAAGAGGACTTAATCGTTAAGCCAGTCTCCCTGGATAATGTAAACATAATAAAGTCTCTCAGTGAATATCGTGGCAACAACATACGGACTATCGAACAAGCTGAACTAGCTATATTGTTGTCCCGAGTACACTTCAAG gcACTGATTGATGCTCATGATCAAATTGGGAAAATTTGGCTTGAGCGTGGTTCTGGGATTGATGAGAAAACTTTAAAAGAAGAACAGAAAGACGTAGCTGAAAGCCTAGATTTAAGTCCAGACCAAAACGGAGACATGCCAGTGGAGACTGTTAAAGTTGTAGGGCTTAGAAAAGTACCTGGGCAACCATTGGGTTTAACG GTTACAACCGATGAACATGGTCAGTTGATAGTAGCTAGAATCCTAGCTGGCAGTGCTGCAGCAAAGCAAGCACTGCTCAGCGTAGGGGATGTGTTGCTAGAGGTGGATGGGGTACAAATAAATACCGAAGACCAGCTAAAGGAAGCTGTTTCTAAGCCAAACGATAGAGTAACACTCAAAGTTGGCCCTAACCTTAAAGAAAAGAATGCTcaattaactaataaattaagt TGTTATATGAGAGCCTTATTTGATTATGACCCCTCTGAAGATACATTATTACCTTGTAAGGAGATTGGATTAGAATTTAAGAAAGGTGATATTTTACAA GTCTCAGATAGAAGAGATCCTAACTGGTGGCAGGCAAGTCATGTGGAAAAACCTGACGTTGTAGGTTTAGTTCCATCGCCTGAGTTAGAAGAGAGGCGAAAAGCTTATGTACCGCCTGAGGCTGATTTTGTTCACAAAATTAGTATATGTGGAGCTAGA ATATCTAAGAAGAAAAAGAAGTTCGTGTACGAGTCGCGCTCGAGCGTGCAGCTGGAGGGCGCGGAGCTGGCGCTGTACGAGGAGGTGGCGCGCACGCCGCCCTTCCTGCGCCGCGTGCTGGCGCTCGTGGGCACGCGCGGCGTGGGCCGCCGCACGCTCAAGAACCGCCTCATACAGGACCAGCCCGACCGCTTCGGGGCCGTCGTGCCGC atacgTCGCGTCCACCTCGCCCCCTCGAAGAGAACGGCATGTCGTATTGGTTCGTATCGCGCGAGGAGATGGAGCGCGATGCCCACGCGGGACGCTTTCTAGAGTACGGCGAACACAATGGACATCTCTATGGAACTCATTTAGACTCCATAAGAGCTGTTATTAAagaag GTAAAATGTGTATACTGGACTGCGCTCCGCAATCACTCAAACTTCTACACAACAGCAGCGAGTTTCTGCCGTACGTAGTCATGATCTCAGCACCGGGCATCGAACAGTTACGCAATCTCACATACGCCTCCAACCGCAACTTAACG TTCGATCGGCAGAGCTCCATCCGCTACAGCTCGCGGCGCGCGCGCACGCTGGAGTCGCTCGCGTCACTCTATGAG GAAGAAGACATGAAACAGACTCTAGAAGACAGCGCGCGCATCCAGCGGCAGTACGAGAAGTACATCGACCTGGTGCTCACCAACAGCAACTCGGACACCACGCACGCGCGCCTCATGGACGCGCTGCACTCGCTGTCCACCGACCACCAGTGGGTGCCCGTCACCTGGATCTACTGA
- the LOC125076857 gene encoding protein PALS2 isoform X2: MPVETVKVVGLRKVPGQPLGLTVTTDEHGQLIVARILAGSAAAKQALLSVGDVLLEVDGVQINTEDQLKEAVSKPNDRVTLKVGPNLKEKNAQLTNKLSCYMRALFDYDPSEDTLLPCKEIGLEFKKGDILQVSDRRDPNWWQASHVEKPDVVGLVPSPELEERRKAYVPPEADFVHKISICGARISKKKKKFVYESRSSVQLEGAELALYEEVARTPPFLRRVLALVGTRGVGRRTLKNRLIQDQPDRFGAVVPHTSRPPRPLEENGMSYWFVSREEMERDAHAGRFLEYGEHNGHLYGTHLDSIRAVIKEGKMCILDCAPQSLKLLHNSSEFLPYVVMISAPGIEQLRNLTYASNRNLTFDRQSSIRYSSRRARTLESLASLYEEEDMKQTLEDSARIQRQYEKYIDLVLTNSNSDTTHARLMDALHSLSTDHQWVPVTWIY; the protein is encoded by the exons ATGCCAGTGGAGACTGTTAAAGTTGTAGGGCTTAGAAAAGTACCTGGGCAACCATTGGGTTTAACG GTTACAACCGATGAACATGGTCAGTTGATAGTAGCTAGAATCCTAGCTGGCAGTGCTGCAGCAAAGCAAGCACTGCTCAGCGTAGGGGATGTGTTGCTAGAGGTGGATGGGGTACAAATAAATACCGAAGACCAGCTAAAGGAAGCTGTTTCTAAGCCAAACGATAGAGTAACACTCAAAGTTGGCCCTAACCTTAAAGAAAAGAATGCTcaattaactaataaattaagt TGTTATATGAGAGCCTTATTTGATTATGACCCCTCTGAAGATACATTATTACCTTGTAAGGAGATTGGATTAGAATTTAAGAAAGGTGATATTTTACAA GTCTCAGATAGAAGAGATCCTAACTGGTGGCAGGCAAGTCATGTGGAAAAACCTGACGTTGTAGGTTTAGTTCCATCGCCTGAGTTAGAAGAGAGGCGAAAAGCTTATGTACCGCCTGAGGCTGATTTTGTTCACAAAATTAGTATATGTGGAGCTAGA ATATCTAAGAAGAAAAAGAAGTTCGTGTACGAGTCGCGCTCGAGCGTGCAGCTGGAGGGCGCGGAGCTGGCGCTGTACGAGGAGGTGGCGCGCACGCCGCCCTTCCTGCGCCGCGTGCTGGCGCTCGTGGGCACGCGCGGCGTGGGCCGCCGCACGCTCAAGAACCGCCTCATACAGGACCAGCCCGACCGCTTCGGGGCCGTCGTGCCGC atacgTCGCGTCCACCTCGCCCCCTCGAAGAGAACGGCATGTCGTATTGGTTCGTATCGCGCGAGGAGATGGAGCGCGATGCCCACGCGGGACGCTTTCTAGAGTACGGCGAACACAATGGACATCTCTATGGAACTCATTTAGACTCCATAAGAGCTGTTATTAAagaag GTAAAATGTGTATACTGGACTGCGCTCCGCAATCACTCAAACTTCTACACAACAGCAGCGAGTTTCTGCCGTACGTAGTCATGATCTCAGCACCGGGCATCGAACAGTTACGCAATCTCACATACGCCTCCAACCGCAACTTAACG TTCGATCGGCAGAGCTCCATCCGCTACAGCTCGCGGCGCGCGCGCACGCTGGAGTCGCTCGCGTCACTCTATGAG GAAGAAGACATGAAACAGACTCTAGAAGACAGCGCGCGCATCCAGCGGCAGTACGAGAAGTACATCGACCTGGTGCTCACCAACAGCAACTCGGACACCACGCACGCGCGCCTCATGGACGCGCTGCACTCGCTGTCCACCGACCACCAGTGGGTGCCCGTCACCTGGATCTACTGA
- the LOC125077193 gene encoding uricase has protein sequence MPWTSTNRIYAKPSNTSSGEAGPLVAMGAKAATTAAADTGGRFELSDHGYGKSSVKLLHVHRDGEYHVIREFEVSTELKLASESAYIIGDNKEVVATDSQKNTVYLLAKKHGIKTPEEFGAVVVNHFLYTYRQVVEAKCHIIEYPWERLQAGSPHNHAFVFAPTATRWCEVSQIRHEAVAVKSGLKGLRVLKTTQSAFVDFVQDEYTTLADAPERIFSTIVEAEWSYDNMKSADFDNAWLTVKDAILEKFAGPPDTGVYSPSVQHTLYQAEKTVLEKVSEINWIRMTMPNKHYLNIDVSKFPANVTKGDPHHYIYQPIDKPAGLIYAQLRRRPKSHL, from the exons atgccgTGGACTAGCACGAACAG AATTTACGCGAAACCATCAAATACAAGTTCGGGTGAAGCAGGCCCGTTAGTTGCAATGGGCGCTAAAGCAGCGACTACGGCTGCCGCGGACACGGGCGGCCGTTTTGAACTTAGTGACCATGGATATGGGAAGAGTTCGGTTAAACTCTTACACGTGCACAGAGATGGAGAATACCATGTCATCAGAGAGTTTGAAGTGTCTACAGAATTAAAACTTGCGTCTGAGTCCGCATATATCATAGGCGACAACAAAGAGGTCGTAGCTACTGACTCGCAAAAGAACACCGTTTATTTACTGGCCAAGAAACATGGAATTAAGACTCCCGAAGAGTTTGGTGCGGTTGTAGTGAATCATTTTCTATATACGTACAGACAAGTCGTCGAAGCAAAGTGTCACATTATAGAATATCCCTGGGAAAGACTGCAAGCCGGCAGTCCGCATAACCATGCATTCGTATTTGCCCCGACAGCAACCAGATGGTGCGAAGTCTCACAAATACGACACG AGGCTGTTGCTGTAAAGTCTGGATTGAAAGGTCTTCGTGTTTTGAAGACTACGCAGTCCGCTTTCGTTGATTTCGTACAAGATGAGTATACGACGTTAGCTGATGCTCCTGAAAGAATATTTAG tACCATAGTGGAAGCAGAATGGTCATACGACAATATGAAATCAGCAGATTTCGACAATGCATGGTTGACCGTGAAAGATGCTATTTTAGAAAAATTCGCTGGCCCACCTGACACCGGCGTTTATTCGCCATCGGTACAACACACACTGTACCAAGCAGAAAAAACCGTCCTAGAAAAAGTTTCCGag ATCAATTGGATTCGGATGACAATGCCGAACAAGCACTATCTCAACATTGACGTTTCGAAGTTCCCTGCGAATGTGACCAAGGGTGATCCTCATCACTACATATACCAGCCCATCGACAAGCCGGCGGGTCTCATCTACGCGCAACTTCGTAGACGTCCTAAAAGCCACTTGTGA